From a region of the Triticum aestivum cultivar Chinese Spring chromosome 7D, IWGSC CS RefSeq v2.1, whole genome shotgun sequence genome:
- the LOC123168306 gene encoding uncharacterized protein has product MVDESPPPTHVPNQWVAFCTDHSWSQRVHGVLLHLNDTGIAALLRDYHWAASSSPWCSSNCTKRSVISIGATQLRPEMMEGSAQEDVSLDNHQVFSVLCYCMNRLLARRYHTQLEIYSEFAQSVSHDIHPIGHDRHKTTPQMDVAASGHDEAYACAEVQYRMLRENVTHPATRITGRRKNRATWVTRREKNQWRNRPFSHASPSTDTQPLPLLLLNSTFVLGTIGFMEQQT; this is encoded by the exons ATGGTGGACGAGTCGCCGCCGCCGACGCACGTCCCAAACCAGTGGGTCGCCTTCTGCACCGACCACTCCTGGTCGCAGCGCGTGCACGGCGTTCTCCTACATCTCAATGACACGGGCATCGCGGCCTTGCTGAG GGACTACCATTGGGCAGCCTCTTCTTCTCCATGGTGCTCCAGCAACTGCACAAAGAGGTCAGTTATCTCGATTGGTGCCACACAACTCAGGCCGGAGATGATGGAAGGATCTGCACAAGAGGACGTATCTCTGGACAACCACCAAGTGTTCTCCGTGCTATGCTACTGCATGAATCGCCTCCTGGCCAG GAGGTACCACACACAACTAGAAATATACAGCGAATTCGCTCAGTCTGTGTCACACGACATCCATCCCATCGGTCACGATAGACACAAGACTACCCCGCAGATGGATGTTGCAGCCAGTGGCCATGACGAGGCTTATGCCTGCGCGGAGGTGCAGTACCGGATGCTGAGAGAAAATGTTACCCACCCGGCTACGAGGATAACTGGGAGGAGGAAGAACCGAGCCACATGGGTAACTCGAAGGGAAAAAAATCAGTGGCGCAACCGTCCATTTTCTCATGCCTCCCCTTCTACAGATACACAACCACTGCCCTTGCTGCTTCTCAACTCCACCTTTGTCCTTGGCACCATCGGATTCATGGAGCAACAAACATGA